One genomic region from Jilunia laotingensis encodes:
- a CDS encoding succinate dehydrogenase/fumarate reductase iron-sulfur subunit: MDKNISFTLKVWRQKGPKAKGFFETHQMKDIPGDTSFLEMLDILNEQIINDGGEPIVFDHDCREGICGMCSLYINGHPHGPATGATTCQIYMRRFHDGETITVEPWRSAAFPVIRDLMVDRGAFDKIMQSGGYVSVNTGAPQDANAILISKDIADEAMDAAACIGCGACVAACKNGSAMLFVSAKVSQLNLLPQGKVEASRRAKAMLSKMDELGFGNCTNTRACEAECPKNISISNIARLNRDFIVAKLED; the protein is encoded by the coding sequence ATGGATAAAAATATAAGTTTCACACTGAAGGTATGGCGTCAGAAAGGCCCTAAAGCAAAAGGTTTTTTTGAGACACATCAAATGAAAGATATCCCGGGCGATACTTCGTTCCTTGAAATGCTGGATATCCTCAACGAACAGATTATTAATGACGGTGGCGAGCCTATTGTATTCGACCACGACTGCCGCGAGGGAATCTGCGGTATGTGTTCACTTTACATCAACGGTCATCCTCACGGACCCGCAACAGGTGCAACAACATGCCAGATTTACATGCGCCGTTTCCATGACGGAGAAACAATCACTGTCGAACCATGGCGTTCAGCTGCTTTCCCGGTTATCCGTGACTTGATGGTAGACCGTGGTGCATTCGATAAGATCATGCAATCCGGTGGTTACGTAAGTGTTAACACGGGCGCTCCTCAAGATGCCAACGCTATCCTTATCTCCAAGGATATTGCTGACGAGGCTATGGACGCAGCTGCTTGTATCGGTTGTGGTGCTTGCGTAGCTGCTTGCAAGAATGGTTCTGCCATGTTGTTCGTCTCAGCAAAAGTAAGCCAGTTGAATCTGCTTCCTCAAGGAAAAGTGGAAGCTTCACGCCGTGCCAAAGCCATGTTATCTAAAATGGACGAACTGGGATTCGGTAACTGTACAAACACTCGTGCTTGTGAAGCAGAATGTCCGAAGAACATTTCTATCAGCAACATCGCCAGACTGAACCGCGACTTCATCGTTGCCAAATTGGAAGACTAA
- a CDS encoding fumarate reductase/succinate dehydrogenase flavoprotein subunit: MTQIDSKIPEGQLAEKWSNYKAHQKLVNPANKRRLDIIVVGTGLAGASAAASLGEMGFRVFNFCIQDSPRRAHSIAAQGGINAAKNYQNDGDSVYRLFYDTIKGGDYRAREANVYRLAEVANAIIDQCVAQGVPFAREYGGTLDNRSFGGAQVSRTFYARGQTGQQLLLGAYSALSRQVQQGTVKLFTRYEMLDLVIIDGRARGIIARNLVTGEIERFAAHAVVIGTGGYGNAFFLSTNAMASNGSVAIQCYKKGAYIANPAFAQIHPTCIPVHGDKQSKLTLMSESLRNDGRIWVPKKIEDAKALQAGTKKPNDIPDEDRDFYLERRYPAFGNLVPRDVASRAAKERCDAGFGVNNTGLAVFLDFKYAINRLGEDVVRARYGNLFDMYEEITDENPYKTPMMIFPAIHYTMGGIWVDYELMTSIPGLFAIGECNFSDHGANRLGASALMQGLADGYFVLPYTIQNYLADQIQVPRFSTDLPEFAAAEKEVKDKIKKIKAVNGKHSVDSIHKKLGHIMWDFVGMARTKESLQKALDGIQEVKKDFWTNVRIPGEVNELNVELEKALRLTDFIEIGMLMARDALNREESCGGHFREEYQTPEGEALRDDKNFSYVACWKYTGENSAPELIKEDLNYQFVKVQTRNYKS, from the coding sequence ATGACTCAAATAGATTCTAAAATTCCTGAAGGCCAGTTAGCCGAAAAATGGAGTAACTATAAAGCTCACCAAAAACTTGTTAATCCTGCCAACAAACGTCGTCTTGACATCATCGTGGTAGGTACCGGACTTGCCGGCGCATCTGCTGCCGCTTCTCTAGGTGAAATGGGATTCAGAGTGTTCAACTTCTGTATCCAAGATTCTCCCCGTCGCGCGCACTCTATCGCAGCACAGGGTGGTATCAACGCTGCTAAGAATTATCAAAACGACGGTGACTCAGTATACCGTCTTTTCTACGATACAATCAAAGGTGGTGATTACCGCGCACGTGAAGCCAACGTTTATCGTTTGGCAGAAGTTGCCAACGCCATCATCGACCAATGTGTTGCGCAAGGTGTTCCTTTCGCACGCGAATACGGTGGTACACTTGACAACCGTTCATTCGGTGGCGCACAGGTATCACGTACATTCTATGCCCGCGGACAAACCGGACAGCAGTTATTGCTGGGCGCTTATTCCGCATTGAGCCGTCAGGTACAACAAGGTACTGTTAAACTTTTCACCCGTTACGAAATGCTCGACCTCGTTATAATCGACGGACGTGCCCGTGGTATCATCGCCCGTAACCTCGTAACCGGAGAAATCGAACGCTTCGCAGCACACGCTGTAGTTATCGGCACCGGAGGATATGGAAACGCATTCTTCTTGTCTACTAACGCAATGGCTTCCAACGGTTCCGTTGCCATCCAATGTTACAAGAAAGGCGCTTATATTGCTAATCCTGCCTTTGCACAAATCCACCCGACTTGTATTCCTGTCCATGGTGACAAGCAGTCCAAACTGACATTGATGTCCGAGTCACTGCGTAATGATGGCCGTATCTGGGTTCCGAAAAAGATTGAAGATGCAAAAGCATTGCAGGCCGGAACAAAGAAACCGAACGATATCCCCGACGAAGACCGCGACTTCTACCTAGAACGCCGTTACCCCGCATTCGGTAACCTTGTACCACGTGACGTAGCATCACGTGCAGCCAAAGAACGTTGCGATGCCGGTTTCGGTGTGAACAATACCGGTCTGGCCGTATTCCTCGACTTCAAATATGCTATCAACCGCTTGGGTGAAGACGTAGTTCGCGCTCGTTACGGTAACCTCTTCGACATGTACGAAGAAATCACTGACGAGAATCCGTATAAAACTCCGATGATGATATTCCCGGCTATCCATTATACAATGGGTGGTATCTGGGTTGACTACGAATTGATGACCTCTATTCCGGGTCTGTTCGCAATCGGTGAATGTAACTTCTCCGACCACGGTGCTAACCGTCTGGGTGCTTCTGCATTGATGCAAGGTTTGGCTGACGGATATTTCGTATTGCCATACACTATCCAGAACTACCTCGCTGACCAGATTCAGGTTCCTCGCTTCTCTACCGACCTGCCGGAATTTGCTGCAGCCGAGAAAGAAGTTAAAGATAAGATCAAGAAGATCAAAGCAGTTAACGGTAAACATTCTGTTGATTCCATCCACAAGAAACTCGGACATATCATGTGGGACTTCGTAGGTATGGCTCGTACAAAAGAATCTTTGCAGAAAGCATTGGACGGCATCCAGGAAGTGAAAAAAGACTTCTGGACTAACGTACGTATCCCAGGTGAAGTAAACGAACTCAACGTAGAACTTGAAAAAGCACTTCGGTTGACAGACTTCATCGAAATCGGTATGCTGATGGCTCGTGATGCCCTGAACCGTGAAGAATCTTGCGGCGGACACTTCCGCGAAGAGTACCAGACTCCGGAAGGAGAAGCATTGCGTGATGATAAAAACTTCTCTTACGTAGCTTGCTGGAAGTACACTGGTGAAAACTCTGCACCGGAATTGATCAAAGAAGATTTGAACTACCAATTTGTAAAAGTTCAGACCCGTAACTACAAATCTTAA
- a CDS encoding helix-turn-helix transcriptional regulator, with translation MIRNSYCKRFTDCSQCPKTAGDILTYRKFPKGQHFPADKCISNCMLFMIKGELLINSQEYPGTTLHDRQFILQAIGSKLELLALTDVEYIVYWFNELPQICESRYQEILDITEAPLTYSPMIMNYRLNNFMADLGEYLTEGPSCEPYIRLKTQELIFLLFSYYPLPQLNNFFFPIKSYTESFQYFIMQNYSKVKNVEEFAHLGGYSVTTFRRLFKNMYNVPVYEWILDKKREGILDDLQHTKQRITEISTRYGFDSLSHFAHFCKASFGDTPRALRMRVTQGKENGKK, from the coding sequence ATGATAAGGAACAGTTACTGTAAAAGATTTACCGACTGCTCACAATGCCCCAAGACGGCCGGTGATATACTAACCTACAGGAAGTTTCCCAAAGGACAGCACTTTCCCGCAGACAAGTGTATATCAAACTGCATGCTATTCATGATTAAAGGGGAGTTACTAATCAATAGCCAGGAATATCCTGGTACGACTCTTCATGACCGGCAATTTATACTTCAGGCAATCGGTTCCAAACTCGAGTTGCTGGCCCTGACAGATGTAGAATACATAGTTTATTGGTTCAATGAACTTCCTCAGATATGCGAAAGCCGGTATCAGGAAATACTGGATATCACTGAAGCGCCTTTGACTTATTCCCCTATGATTATGAATTACCGTCTCAATAATTTCATGGCCGATTTGGGCGAATATCTTACTGAAGGGCCTTCTTGCGAACCTTACATCAGACTAAAAACACAGGAACTCATTTTCCTGTTATTTTCCTATTATCCGCTACCACAGCTAAATAACTTTTTCTTCCCTATCAAAAGCTATACGGAAAGCTTTCAATATTTTATCATGCAGAATTATAGTAAAGTCAAGAACGTGGAAGAATTCGCACACCTTGGTGGATATAGCGTAACAACTTTCCGCCGTCTGTTTAAGAATATGTATAACGTTCCCGTATACGAATGGATACTCGACAAGAAACGAGAAGGAATTCTTGACGATTTACAACATACCAAACAACGAATCACAGAAATCAGTACACGTTACGGTTTTGATTCTTTGTCACATTTTGCACATTTCTGCAAAGCCTCTTTCGGTGACACCCCACGTGCCTTGAGAATGCGGGTAACTCAAGGAAAGGAGAATGGTAAAAAATAA
- a CDS encoding phosphatase PAP2 family protein: MKKFIIICVSMIYVIGAQAQNWDINTLHKINSLDGKFVRNYSKVFSRSAPYISVGIPVAMAIYAGIDKDKKLLQDAIYIGTSVAEAVVLTYGVKHLVDRERPYDRYPDRVHPYSTESSPSFPSSHTAAAFSLATSLSIKYPKWYVIAPSAFWACSVGFSRMNEGVHYPSDVFAGAVIGAGCAVVNVYVNRWLNGWLFGEKKKTVIAY; this comes from the coding sequence ATGAAGAAATTTATTATTATCTGTGTCTCAATGATATATGTGATCGGGGCTCAAGCACAAAATTGGGATATCAACACGTTGCATAAAATCAATAGTCTGGATGGGAAATTTGTACGTAATTATAGTAAGGTATTTTCTCGTTCGGCACCCTATATTTCGGTAGGTATCCCGGTGGCTATGGCTATTTACGCAGGGATTGACAAAGATAAGAAATTGTTGCAAGATGCTATTTATATAGGTACGAGTGTTGCCGAAGCTGTGGTATTGACTTATGGTGTCAAGCATTTGGTAGACCGGGAACGTCCTTATGATCGTTATCCCGACCGCGTGCATCCTTATAGTACGGAGAGCAGCCCGTCTTTTCCATCGAGCCATACGGCAGCGGCTTTTTCACTGGCTACTTCGTTGAGCATAAAATATCCAAAGTGGTATGTGATTGCACCATCGGCTTTTTGGGCATGTTCAGTCGGCTTCTCGAGGATGAATGAGGGAGTGCATTATCCTTCGGATGTGTTCGCCGGTGCTGTGATCGGTGCTGGTTGTGCCGTGGTGAATGTATATGTGAACCGGTGGTTGAACGGCTGGTTATTCGGAGAGAAAAAGAAAACTGTTATAGCTTATTGA